The Bacillus sp. FJAT-27916 genomic interval GCTTGTTCTCAAATAGGAAGCGGGGTGCAAAGATGAGTTCATTTGATAAGACAATGAAATTTAATTTTCCAGATGATTCCTTCGAGCATGATGTTAGCGAGGTCCTCATGGAAGTGTACAATGCTCTGAATGAAAAAGGCTATAATCCGATCAATCAAATTGTCGGTTATTTGCTATCGGGAGACCCGGCTTATATTCCGCGCCATAAAGATGCGCGTAATCTCATTCGCAAGCTTGAGCGTGATGAGATTATTGAAGAATTAGTTAAATCGTATTTAAAGCATCATCGTGAGGGATAAGAATGAGAATAGTCGGTCTGGATGTTGGCTCAAAGACCGTGGGTGTGGCCATTAGTGACGAGATGGGATGGACAGCCCAGGGCTTGGAGACCATTGCCATTGATGAAGAGAAGAATC includes:
- a CDS encoding IreB family regulatory phosphoprotein, producing the protein MSSFDKTMKFNFPDDSFEHDVSEVLMEVYNALNEKGYNPINQIVGYLLSGDPAYIPRHKDARNLIRKLERDEIIEELVKSYLKHHREG